Genomic DNA from Budorcas taxicolor isolate Tak-1 chromosome 5, Takin1.1, whole genome shotgun sequence:
TAAACAGTGGTTATTCAAAATAAGTGGTTGGCAAACATTGAAAgactagaattttatttaaaaattgcctACTTACAGTGAAATGAGAGGAGGTAATACAAGTACTTCAGTGGAAAGTTTTACAGGACCAGAAGATAAAAAATAGGATGGGTAGTATTGCAGCTTTTCAACTTAGCATATAGTATTTTTAGTATGATTTTTCCTCATATGTTTGTGCTGGGCCAGATTTGAATCTACGTGCATCTGAATCTGAGGAGGAGGCTGCCAATAGTTAAACTATAATATCCATACCATTGAATTTACCTTCATGTACTTGTgatgacgggcttccctggtgattcagatggtaaagaatctgcctgcaggatatagcatgcttggggctggtgcatggggatgacccagagggatgttgtggggagggaggtgggaagggggtttatgtttgggatcgcatgtacacccgtggtggattcatgacaatgtatggcaaaaccaatacagtattgtaaagtaaaataaagttaaaaaagaaaaaaaaaagaatctgcctgcaatgcagaagaccaaggtttgatccctgggtcaggaagatcccctggaggaaggcatggcaacccactccagtattcttgcctggagaatctcacggacagaggagcctggtgggctaccatccatggggtcacaaagagtcagacacgactgaagtgacttagtatgcattcACATGCTAAGTGGCAGGAATATTTCTGTGACACTTTACCTTTCAAATGTGATAACAACTCCTTGCACATGGGCCAGAGGAGAAGCATCACCAAGCTTCTGTCACTGCCTATCCTGTGGGTGGAGACTATAGCTAACACAGAAAACCAGTCTCATTCATCATCCATGTGAAGCTTCCAAGTCACTTTAAACATGGGCATCTagcagaaaggagaggaaaaaacggTGGGGTGGATGACATATTGGGCATAATTATAGGCCAggtctgggcttctcaggtgatgctagtggtaaagaacctgcctgccagtataggagacataaaagatgcgggttcagtccttgggttgggaagattctctggaggagggcttggcaacccactgcaggattcttgcctggagaatcccatggacagaggaacctggcaggctacagtccatggggtcacaaagagtctgacatgacttaagtgactgagcacacacagcacataagCAAGTTCTAAAAATGAACGACATATTTTCACACCCCTCTGTTAGCTATAAAGTGGTCTACATAGCCATACCAGACAGTATATGAATATGGGAGAAAATGTGGTCTGTTGTGTTTCCAGGGATAACAACCAAGCTGTTTGGAAATAGCAATTTCTGCCAGATTAGAGTAAACATCCTCAGAGTgtagtttttgttgttggttcttgtttcttttctttttttggccatgcccagtggcgtgtaggatcttagttcccagatcaacGATGGAATGAGTgctcctgcagtgaaagcacagtcctaaccactgggccaccagggaatgaaGAGCAAATGATGGAATAGACAAGGTTCACAGTAAGCAAGTTTAAAGAGAAGTGAGAATGTCAATATGACTGAGAATAAATTGTATAGAGACAAATAGTATCAGCAGCTTCAGATTTTGGGCCTGTTCATTCTTCCTTTTAACTGGATTCATTGACTcattttttctctatatctttgaGCGGAATGCAATGTTTTTAACTGAGTGGAGAAATGCTTGCTTCACTTgcttgtttctcagtgtgtaaatAAAGGGATTCAACATGGGTGAGATAGAAGTAATAAGGAGTGAAATTCTTTTGTTAATAGCTACTTCACCCTTGGCAGAAGGTTTGACATAAATGAAGATGCAGCTACCATAAGTGATGGAAACAACAATCATGTGGGAAGAACAGGTAGAGAAGGCCTTCTTCCTTTGCAGGGCAGAGGGAAACCTTGGAATAGTACTAATGATATAAATGTAGGAAAGAACTACACACATGAGGGTGATGATGAAGGTCAACACAGCACACACAATAACCATCTGCTCCATCAGCCATGTGTCTGAGCAAGAGATCTTCAGGATAGGAGAAGCATCACAGCAAAAGTGATCAATGATATTAGAGTCACAGAATTCCAGTTCTAAGCCCAGAATAAGTGGTGGGAGTATGATGATCAGTGCTGCCACCCAACAGAAAAGGATGAAGTTCTTGCAGACTCTACTGCTAATGATGGTTGTGTAATGTAGGGgtttgcagatggccacatagcgatcATAGGACATGATGGCCAGGAGGAAAAATTCTGTCACTGCAAAGAGGTCTGTAAACAACAGTTGACTGGCACAAGCAGTATAGGTGATGGACTTATCCCCAGATGATATGCTGTACAGGAATCTGGGAATACAAGCAGTTGTGAATGAAATCTCTAAGGAGAAATTTTGGAGGAATAGATACATAGGTGTTTTAAGGTGTGAATCAATCAGAGTGAGGGTGATGATGCTTAAGTTTCCAGATATACTCACAATGTaggacagaaatagaaaaatgaagagcAAAATTTTCAGTCGAATGTCATCTGTCAACCCCAGCAAGATGAAGGTTGTTATTGAGGTTTGGTTTTTCATTTGTGATGGTTATCTCTTGCCCAATCTGcttgaaaaaataaagactttgcATGAGGAACTCCAGCTTCCTGGCTGGTTTCTGATGTCAAGAGAAGTAAATATGAGAGTGACTGATACAAAGCAAGCACATAGCACATGACAATGTTTCATCACCTCTTTGTGTCACATAAACtgcatattcatttttaaattgttttatttcacACTAGTGCTTCTAATGAATGTACACTTAACTCCTAATTGGTCATTCAACATATAAATATCAATGGGAAAAAATGCTTCTATCAATATATTGTTTTAGGATCAACAAGTCTGTTTTCCTGAATGTCCTATCTCCATATATGCTTCTAGCAAGAAGTTAACAcccctttcaaaaagaaaaagcaaaatggtggttgatatatggcaaaaccaatacaatattgtaaagtaattaacctccaattaaaataaataaatttatgttaaaaaaagaaaatcctagcATTAAAGCTTACATGTGTGTTAGCTATTATACTGGCAATGAATTACTTATCACAGGATAGTTTATCCTGTTTAAGCTTATCCAGTCCAGCCTCTCCGAGGCAtgtttaaaactgttttattggatatattttctgaaaaatttatttaaatgtgttaCAATCCAAACACTAGAAGTTTTTCCTCATAGaacatttatttcaaagtatatttGCTATATTTACCTTTGACTGTGCTTTCCAGCTACTGTTAGAATAGAATATATTGTGTATTTTCATGTTTCCTAGGATATGCTTGTGCAACAAAAATTTCTCCCCAATTTGCAAACTATATTCTGGAACTGTATCATTGAGTGGATTACTTTATTTCTGATTCCCTTGCCAATGAAAACATTAAAGCCTTCTAACTAGATTCTACAGTTTCATATTCTCTGTGCTGTTCtgtgctgttctgtgcttagtcgttcatttgtgtccagctctttgtgatcccatggactgtagccggccaggctcctctgtctatggggattctccaggcaagaatactggaacgggttgccatgccctccttcgggggatcttcccaactcagggatagaacccaggtctcctgggttacaggaggattttttaccatctgagctacaagagaaggcTTAGCTCATGAGAACATTCGCTTTTTCCATCAAAGGGATCTCATTAAGAGCaatttttgatattaaaaatataaactggattctattatttctttctaaaCACATTTGACAATGAAATCTGCCTACCGTGTGTAAGTATTTTTTTTAGTAATGTGTTGCTTCAAAATTTATTACAGAGAAAGGAGGGAATGTTAAAGTATGTTCACAGAGCTGAAAAACCATATCCATgacttttaatatgtttttggTCAACCTTATCTCAGCTTGAAATACACTCAATCACATTATTATGGATGACATTTAGCAGTATCCAGTTTAACAAAACTTTGACAGTTCTTAATGATACTTCTACCTTTACCTTCCATCTATATGATAATTGTTTCCTGTCTTTTTAACCATTTATATATCAACTCACCTGATTTTTGCACTAATTAAACTATTCCTCACAAGGTCACCACTAGTCTATCTCATTTCATTCGTTAAACACAATTCAGTCTTCATTTCACTCAAACTCTCAGCTACATGTAAGAGAATAAACTGCCAACTTGCAAAAGTGATGATGGCATAATTTCCCCTATCTCatattttcctcagtttcttcctaCCATTCTGGTCTGTTTTCCATTCTCCTTGATGGTGACTTCTCTTTTGATAACCATTCTGTTAATGGATTGACCTGCAATTTCTTTTCTAGGCAATATGTTCTTTCACTCTGTTCTCTCTTGAAGAGATAGATTCTCATAAATAA
This window encodes:
- the LOC128047759 gene encoding olfactory receptor 6C2-like, yielding MKNQTSITTFILLGLTDDIRLKILLFIFLFLSYIVSISGNLSIITLTLIDSHLKTPMYLFLQNFSLEISFTTACIPRFLYSISSGDKSITYTACASQLLFTDLFAVTEFFLLAIMSYDRYVAICKPLHYTTIISSRVCKNFILFCWVAALIIILPPLILGLELEFCDSNIIDHFCCDASPILKISCSDTWLMEQMVIVCAVLTFIITLMCVVLSYIYIISTIPRFPSALQRKKAFSTCSSHMIVVSITYGSCIFIYVKPSAKGEVAINKRISLLITSISPMLNPFIYTLRNKQVKQAFLHSVKNIAFRSKI